From Streptomyces sp. NBC_00683, one genomic window encodes:
- a CDS encoding UbiA prenyltransferase family protein yields the protein MDHYVGPDRLALDVVEGPIAARRVRASGAYVALLRPRHWVKCSLVLVAPVTAPPEVIPHLGGIVLTLLAFLSASSTVYVLNDLRDCAADRLHPVKRLRPLASGDVSFRGAVAMLVALLLVTVGLLVAVPPLAALILGGYVLMNIWYTLALKHQPLVDVSVVAAGFVLRVLAGAVAAGLDVQPLLLICVYCASVALSLGKRRHELAGLAVAGERHRPALSAYSVPFLDHVVVLNLVAALMCYLATMWQLKPPYGKVGAALTFPFAAFHVTRYLQMLIVERSGGDPVDDLMRDRQMRLNLGLWTAVLASTFLASFL from the coding sequence ATGGATCACTATGTAGGTCCGGACAGGCTTGCGCTCGACGTTGTGGAAGGACCCATCGCCGCCCGGCGGGTGAGGGCATCGGGCGCCTACGTGGCACTCTTACGGCCCCGTCACTGGGTCAAGTGCTCCCTGGTGCTGGTGGCGCCGGTCACAGCCCCGCCGGAGGTGATCCCGCACCTCGGTGGGATCGTCCTGACCCTGCTCGCCTTCCTGTCCGCCTCCTCCACCGTGTACGTCCTGAACGACCTCCGCGACTGTGCGGCCGACCGGCTGCATCCGGTCAAGAGGCTGCGGCCGCTCGCGAGTGGCGACGTGAGCTTCCGAGGTGCCGTGGCCATGCTGGTCGCGCTGCTGCTCGTCACGGTCGGACTGCTCGTGGCAGTACCGCCCCTGGCGGCGCTGATACTCGGGGGCTATGTCCTCATGAACATCTGGTACACCCTGGCCCTCAAGCACCAGCCGCTCGTCGACGTCTCCGTGGTAGCCGCCGGCTTCGTCCTGCGGGTCCTGGCCGGAGCGGTCGCCGCCGGTCTGGACGTCCAGCCGCTTCTGCTCATCTGCGTCTACTGCGCGTCCGTGGCCCTGTCGTTGGGCAAACGCCGGCACGAACTGGCCGGCCTGGCGGTGGCGGGGGAGCGACACAGACCGGCGCTGTCGGCGTACTCGGTGCCGTTCCTGGATCACGTGGTCGTCCTGAACCTCGTCGCGGCCCTGATGTGCTACTTGGCCACGATGTGGCAGCTGAAACCGCCGTACGGGAAGGTGGGAGCCGCGCTCACCTTCCCGTTCGCGGCGTTCCACGTCACCCGCTACCTGCAGATGCTCATCGTGGAGCGCTCCGGCGGCGACCCGGTCGACGACCTCATGCGCGATCGGCAGATGCGGCTCAACCTCGGCCTGTGGACCGCGGTCCTGGCCTCGACCTTCCTGGCGAGCTTCCTGTGA